Proteins from a genomic interval of Solea solea chromosome 10, fSolSol10.1, whole genome shotgun sequence:
- the cabp4 gene encoding calcium-binding protein 4 has translation MSVKSAKGGADSRALAAGSLSPRGGRAATAGQSPGRFKNKALQLSLSKKFCSKAQSHAAKGKNSDGEAASRRSKRSLSNSSAVAAAYISYLNKLFGQERELMPEELDELQEAFKEFDYDADGFIHYKDIADCMRTMGYMPTEMELIEIIQQIKMKWGGHVDFDDFCDLMGPRMLAETAHMVGLKELRCAFRQFDCDGDGKITFDELKEGMKTLLGEKLKKGELEEIIGDIDLNKDGNIDFDEFLMMLSAR, from the exons ATGTCTGTGAAAAGTGCTAAGGGAGGCGCAGACAGCAGAGCATTGGCTGCAGGCAG CTTGTCTCCAAGAGGGGGGAGGGCTGCAACAGCTGGACAATCACCTGGGAGGTTCAAAAACAAGGCCCTTCAGCTCAGCCTCTCCAAGAAATTCTG CTCAAAGGCACAGTCTCATGCGGCCAAAGGGAAGAACTCTGATGGGGAGGCGGCTTCCCGGCGCAGTAAGAGGAGCCTCAGCAACAGCTCAGCTGTGGCCGCTGCCTATATCTCCTACCTCAACAAACTCTTTGGACAG GAAAGAGAGCTGATGCCAGAAGAGCTGGACG aGCTGCAGGAGGCCTTTAAGGAATTTGACTATGATGCGGACGGCTTCATCCATTACAAAGACATCGCAGACTGCATGAGAACCATGGGCTACATGCCCACGGAGATGGAGCTCATCGAGATCATCCAgcaaatcaaaatgaaat GGGGCGGTCACGTGGACTTTGATGATTTCTGCGACCTCATGGGGCCGAGGATGCTGGCTGAGACAGCTCACATGGTCGGGCTGAAGGAGCTCCGCTGTGCCTTCAGACAG TTTGACTGCGACGGCGATGGAAAGATCACGTTTGATGAGTTGAAGGAAGGCATGAAGACCCTGCTGGGGGAGAAACTGAAGAAAGGAGAGCTGGAGGAGATCATCGGCGACATTGACCTCAACAAAGACGGCAACATTGACTTTGATG AGTTTCTCATGATGCTTTCTGCTCGATGA